The stretch of DNA AAATCCTTATCTTGCAATAAATGTTTATCCTGATAATTAAAATTGTAGCAAGATTGCTACGCAATACCTATGGCTAGACTCTGACTTTTATTTTATTTAACCTTATGAAATTAAAATAACTGCTATTGCGAAAAAGGGCATGGCGTCTGATACCGTTACATTAAAAAAACTAAATATAAATGAAATCCAAGAAATAATCATTATTAACCAAAATAACCTTATTGAATAATTGAATAATGAGAATTAAATTTTATAAAAATATATAGAAAAAACTTAAAAATAATGCTAAAATATTTACATAAAATTATGTTATATGAAAAAAAAATTTAATAGATAGAGGTGGAAAGTGAAAGAGAAAATTATTATTATCGATTTTGGTTCACAATATAGCCAATTAATTGCCCGAAGAATTAGGGAAATGGAAGTTTATTGCGAAATTGTGCCTTTAATTGATGTTGAAAAAATAAAAAATGGAGAAGAAAAAGTAAAAGGAATTATCTTTTCAGGAGGTCCTGCTTCAGTTTATGAAAAAGACGCTCCAACTGTAAATCCTGAAGTATTTAACTTAAATCTTCCTATTTTGGGCATTTGCTACGGAATGCAATTAATTACACACTTAAATGGCGGAAAAGTTGAAAAAGCTGATTCAAGGGAGTTTGGAAAAGCTGTATTAGAAGTAGAAAATAACAATAATCCTTTGTTTACAGGAGTAAAAAAATCTTCTAACATCTGGATGAGCCACAACGATCACATCACAGAATTGCCAACAGGCTTTGAAATTATCGCAAAAACAGATTCATCAATCGCCGCAATTACAAACAACAACGGAATTTATGCACTTCAATTCCACCCAGAAGTAGTCCATTCTGAATGTGGAACACAAATTTTAGAAAACTTTGTATTTAATATCTGTAAATGCGAAAAAAACTGGAAAATTTCAAGTTTTATTACTGAAAAAACAAAATCCATCAAAGAAACTGTCGGAGATGAACACGTACTGCTTGCTCTTTCTGGTGGAGTAGATTCATCAGTCGCCGCAGTTCTGATTAACAACGCAATAGGACATCAGCTTACTTGTATGTTTGTAGATACTGGTCTTCTAAGAAAAGATGAAGGAAAAAAAGTTCTTGAATATTACAAAAAGCACTTTGACTTAAACATTGTTTTCGTTGATGCAAAAGACAGATTTTTAAACAAATTAAAAGGTGTAGATGAGCCTGAAGCCAAGAGAAAAATCATTGGAAACGAATTTATCGAAGTATTTAACGAAGAAATCAGAAAACTTAAAGGACAGGAAGGTGCGAAATTCCTAGCACAAGGTACAATCTATCCTGATGTAATCGAATCACAGTCTATAAAAGGCCCTTCTCACACAATAAAATCTCACCATAACGTAGGAGGATTGCCAGAAGACTTGCAATTTGAACTGTTAGAACCTTTAAAAGAATTATTTAAAGATGAAGTACGAAAAGTAGGACACGAACTTGGACTGCCTGACACAATTATAAAAAGACACCCATTCCCAGGCCCAGGACTTGGAATCAGAGTTATCGGAGAAGTAACCCCTGACAAAGTAAAAATTCTTCAAGAAGCCGACGACATCTTCATCACAGAATTAATGGCACAAGGACTTTACGACAAAGTAGATCAAGCATTCGTAACATTACTACCTGTAAAAACTGTCGGAGTTATGGGCGATCAAAGAACTTATGAATACGTAGCAGCTATTCGTTCAGTAAACACAATCGACTTCATGACTGCTACATGGTCAAAATTGCCTTACGAATTTCTTGAGGAAGTGTCAAATAAGATTATAAACAAAGTAAACGGAATAAATAGAATTGTGTATGATATTTCTTCTAAGCCGCCGGGAACGATTGAGTGGGAATAATGGTTAAAATTAATTTTATTAACTTTAAATACTTTTAAACATAAGAATATTTGTACTTTGTCTTAATAACAGAAAATATTTTTATGAAAGATGGATGTAACTATGAATTTTAGATTTAAAAAAATAGATAATTTAAGAGATATAAAAGAAGTTGGAATTGTTTATTTAGTTCCTGATAACTGGGATGATTATACGTATCGAACTTCTTTTGATTTATACTATCAAGTAGCTTCTAATTCCGAGATGATTTTTTTAGGAAAAATAAAAATTGGATGCATAGGTTTAGAAGATAAAGTTTCTGGAGAAACTTCGTATAACGGAAAGCCTTCTCATGGAACAAAAGAATTAATTTCTCATAATATTTTTGATAAACTAGAAGAGCACTTCTTTTCTTTAGGTGAAGATGTTGAATATTATAAAAAAATTAACAAAGTTTTTGGAGAAAATAGCAAAGATTTTTATAGAAGTTTAAACGATCTTTCTTTTGATTTTGAAAGATTTAAAACTTTATATGAAAGTTATGAACCTTCCTTAATTAATTCTCTTATGAGAAGTCACTATGTTGCAAATATAGAACAATTTAATCGAATAATAAAAGGAGAAGCAGAATTAACAGAATATTCTTTTTCTTTCAAGTTAAATAATGAACAAGAAATAAAGATTGATGTTGTTCCCAATTCATTTCCACCTACTAATGTTCACGTTTTAATAGGAAGAAATGGAGTTGGCAAAACTTGGCTTTTACATAATATACTTTATCAATTGTTAAAAAATAGTGGTTTAGATTCTGAAATCTTTGATCAACCTTCTAAATATAAAGCAAGTGATGAATTTTTTATCGAGTGTGAAAAAGATAATTTTGCAGGTGTTATTGGAATTTCATTTAGTTTATTTGACGATGCTTTTGCAATTACTTTAGAAGAAGGAAAAGAACTTGAAGCTTCAGAAAAATTTAATAAAATTTATCAATATATTGGTTCAATTAGTAAAAAACAAAAAAACGAAAAAACAAAAACTAAATCAGTTAATGATATGAGTCAAGAATTTATCGAATCACTTGACAAAATAAAAAAAAATAAAAATTTGACAAATATGTATTTAGAGATTTGTAGAAATTTAAATTCTGACTCAATCTTTCGTGATAACGAATTTATAAATATTCTAAAAAACTTTTTTGATAATGAAGAACAAAAAAATGAAAAAATATTAAAAAAGAATTTTAAAAAACTAAGTTCTGGACATATGATTATTATATTATCTTTGACATTATTATCAGAAAAAATACATGAAAAAACAATAGTTTTAATTGATGAACCAGAAACTCATTTACATCCACCTTTACTTTCTCTATATATTAGAACACTTTCAGCATTATTAATTAAAAAAAATGCTGTAGCTATTATTGCAACACATTCTCCTATAATTCTTCAAGAAGTTCCTAAAAGTTGTGTAAATAAAATAAAAAGAATTGATAAAAATATGTACTTTGAAAAAATTTTAATTGAATCATTTGCAACTGATATTGATACTTTAACAAAGGATATTTTTGGATTTGAATTAATGGAAACAGGATTTTATAAACTTATAAAGGAAAATTTAGAAAATACATTTGAAGAAACCATAGAAAAATTTAATAATGAAATTGGTTTTTTAGGAAAAGTATTAATACAAAATTTGATAAGATTAAAGGAGAGAGAAAATGAAGAAATTAAATAAACCTGATTTTGATATTCAAGAAAATATCTTAAATTCGATGAAAGACATTTCTCCTGAAATTTTTGAAAAAATTATAAATAATTATAATTTTTATGAAGAAGTTCTTGAAAATATAAAAAAAATTATTTCCAAAGAAAAAGAACTAAAGGATAACAATAAAGATAAGGATTTTATAAATCTATATAAAAATCGTTTAGCAAAGAAAGATTCTTCTTCATATAAATATTACAAAAAAATACGCGAACAAACAAAAGAATGTCCTTATTGTAACCGCGGACAAGATGTTGCTGCATTAGATCATTATTTACCAAAAAGTTTTTTCCCTTCATTTTCTATTGTTATAAATAATTTAGTTCCAATATGTTATAACTGCAATAGTAAGTATAAAAACGATTTTTATCCCAAAAATGATAAACCCGAAGAAAGAATACTCCACCCTTACTATGATATTGTTAAATTTGAAGATATTATAAAATCTTTAAAATGTGAGATTATTGAAGAAGAAGAAGCATTTGGTTTTAATTTTTTTTTCGATGATACAACACGGAATAATATTTTTTTTAAAACAATAAAATTTCATATAAATAAATTAGGACTTAACGAAGCATACACAACCGACTTTACTGCTAAATTTTTTTCTTTCTTAAATTCAATTAAGGAAGATTCAAATTCATCAGAATCTGATATAAAAAAACGAATAAAAGATAAAATTTCGGAATCTAAATCAGAAGACAGACCTTGGTTCTATGTTGGTTTTTCCTCTCTTTTAAGTAACGAATGGTTTTTTAAAAACTATTCTTCTATAAAAGAAAAATAATAAGAACAACAAATTTCGGTTAGAAGAATAGTTACAACTTTATTTAATCTTTCTTTTTAAAACATAACTTTCAAACATCTTCAATTTGTTAGATTATGTTTTTTTATCATTTATACATTATATTATATTATTACTTCTTTAGCTATTCCATATATATTCCTTCAAATCCACACAATCCTCCTCCCCCACAACAACCCCTTCCCTCTCCAGCATCCCTCTCTGCACTTCCTCAAAACTTTTAGCAAATTGTCCAAATCTGTTTACTACTCTATGGCAAGGGACATCATCGTAAAGACAACTATGCATTGCGTAGCCGACTACTCTTGATAATCTGGGATTTCCTAGTAGATGTGCGATTTGTCCGTAAGTTGCGACTTTTCCGGCGAGGATTTTTCTTACTATGTCGTAGATTTTTTCAAAGGTGTTTTTGTTTTCTTTAGATTTTTTCATATTTTTATCCCTTGTTTTATTTGTATAGATTATTATATCATATTTTTAATTTTTTATAAAACGGTATTAATTTTACTGTTAAAAAATTCTTGACATATTTAGAAAAATATTATATAATTACGTTGAAATATAAACGGAAATTAATTTACTTTAAAAATAAGATTTGGAGGTATCATAATGAAAAAAATATGTTTAATTATAGCAATGTTGGCTATGGGGGTGTTATCTTGCGGAAATAACGACAATGAAAATTCTGCCACTGTACCTGAAAATAATACACAAAATGTTCAAAATCTGGAACAATCACAACAAACTGAAAATAAGGAAATATCCAGTAATGAAAATTCAAGTTCAGATGGAGAAGGCAATTACGCAAAAGGGATGGATGAAGAGTATACGACAGATGGTGATTTGCATGAAGACAAGTTTTTGAATAAAATATTTGGTTACACAGATACATCTGAAAGCTTTAAAATTCAAAAAGACAGTCAAGGATATTTTTTAACAAGATATGTAGATGAATCTCCAGAACAGGATAATTCTGGTTCAAGA from Leptotrichia massiliensis encodes:
- a CDS encoding HNH endonuclease: MKKLNKPDFDIQENILNSMKDISPEIFEKIINNYNFYEEVLENIKKIISKEKELKDNNKDKDFINLYKNRLAKKDSSSYKYYKKIREQTKECPYCNRGQDVAALDHYLPKSFFPSFSIVINNLVPICYNCNSKYKNDFYPKNDKPEERILHPYYDIVKFEDIIKSLKCEIIEEEEAFGFNFFFDDTTRNNIFFKTIKFHINKLGLNEAYTTDFTAKFFSFLNSIKEDSNSSESDIKKRIKDKISESKSEDRPWFYVGFSSLLSNEWFFKNYSSIKEK
- a CDS encoding MGMT family protein, which codes for MKKSKENKNTFEKIYDIVRKILAGKVATYGQIAHLLGNPRLSRVVGYAMHSCLYDDVPCHRVVNRFGQFAKSFEEVQRGMLEREGVVVGEEDCVDLKEYIWNS
- a CDS encoding AAA family ATPase, with amino-acid sequence MNFRFKKIDNLRDIKEVGIVYLVPDNWDDYTYRTSFDLYYQVASNSEMIFLGKIKIGCIGLEDKVSGETSYNGKPSHGTKELISHNIFDKLEEHFFSLGEDVEYYKKINKVFGENSKDFYRSLNDLSFDFERFKTLYESYEPSLINSLMRSHYVANIEQFNRIIKGEAELTEYSFSFKLNNEQEIKIDVVPNSFPPTNVHVLIGRNGVGKTWLLHNILYQLLKNSGLDSEIFDQPSKYKASDEFFIECEKDNFAGVIGISFSLFDDAFAITLEEGKELEASEKFNKIYQYIGSISKKQKNEKTKTKSVNDMSQEFIESLDKIKKNKNLTNMYLEICRNLNSDSIFRDNEFINILKNFFDNEEQKNEKILKKNFKKLSSGHMIIILSLTLLSEKIHEKTIVLIDEPETHLHPPLLSLYIRTLSALLIKKNAVAIIATHSPIILQEVPKSCVNKIKRIDKNMYFEKILIESFATDIDTLTKDIFGFELMETGFYKLIKENLENTFEETIEKFNNEIGFLGKVLIQNLIRLKERENEEIK
- the guaA gene encoding glutamine-hydrolyzing GMP synthase, giving the protein MKEKIIIIDFGSQYSQLIARRIREMEVYCEIVPLIDVEKIKNGEEKVKGIIFSGGPASVYEKDAPTVNPEVFNLNLPILGICYGMQLITHLNGGKVEKADSREFGKAVLEVENNNNPLFTGVKKSSNIWMSHNDHITELPTGFEIIAKTDSSIAAITNNNGIYALQFHPEVVHSECGTQILENFVFNICKCEKNWKISSFITEKTKSIKETVGDEHVLLALSGGVDSSVAAVLINNAIGHQLTCMFVDTGLLRKDEGKKVLEYYKKHFDLNIVFVDAKDRFLNKLKGVDEPEAKRKIIGNEFIEVFNEEIRKLKGQEGAKFLAQGTIYPDVIESQSIKGPSHTIKSHHNVGGLPEDLQFELLEPLKELFKDEVRKVGHELGLPDTIIKRHPFPGPGLGIRVIGEVTPDKVKILQEADDIFITELMAQGLYDKVDQAFVTLLPVKTVGVMGDQRTYEYVAAIRSVNTIDFMTATWSKLPYEFLEEVSNKIINKVNGINRIVYDISSKPPGTIEWE